A genome region from Prionailurus viverrinus isolate Anna chromosome A3, UM_Priviv_1.0, whole genome shotgun sequence includes the following:
- the GAREM2 gene encoding GRB2-associated and regulator of MAPK protein 2, whose amino-acid sequence MEKLAAGLAGLRWSMGAFPLDLIVSRCRLPTLACLGPGEYAEGVSERDILLIHSCRQWTTVTAHTLEEGHYVIGPKIDIPLQYPGKFKLLEQARDVREPVRYFSSVEEVASVFPDRIFVMEAITFSVKVVSGEFSEDSEVYNFTLHAGDELTLMGQAEILCAKTTKERSRFTTLLRKLGRAGALAGVGGGGPGGAGAAGGGGGGARPVKGKMPCLICMNHRTNESLSLPFQCQGRFSTRSPLELQMQEGEHTVRAIIERVRLPVNVLVPSRPPRNPYDLHPVREGHCYKLVSIISKTVVLGLALRREGPAPLHFLLLTDTPRFALPQGLLAGDPRVERLVRDSASYCRERFDPDEYSTAVREAPAELADDCASPRRARLCLPAPPRAPAPARAPGLPGDGEQEYVSPDWAGPPEPGAPPAEIPYEELWTHQAAEGLAEGRTRPPPGPDLISFGAAGPPRLEPEAPPPPVPPKSEAVKEECRLLNAPPVPPRGGNGSGRPSGSPPVPPRFPKLQPIHSPSSSLSYYSSGLQDGAASRSGSGSPSPDAYSLYCYPCTWGDCKAGEASGRPPPGPLPSTTQPSQAARALAEPPSSRAASVLGADTPVKAYHGCPPLFKPSHPQKRFAPFGALNPFSGPAYPSGPSVAASPGPTTTSGPLATSSPAFSPGPGSPGQAYSAAPPSCPTSSSSSSEWPEPALEPFELGQGGSPEPELLRCQEPRAVGAPGPGPCLSPLGPPKAFEPEGLVLRQVPTPLSPVALQGPEAGGARLLLAQGRLEGPPASPREGVAGWGGRDASSWQPPADLSALSLEEVSRSLRFIGLSEDVVSFFARERIDGSIFVQLSEDILADDFHLTKLQVKKIMQFIKGWRPKI is encoded by the exons GGAAGTTCAAGCTCCTGGAGCAGGCCCGGGACGTGCGGGAGCCGGTGAGGTACTTCAGCAGCGTGGAAGAGGTGGCCAGCGTCTTCCCTGACCGCATCTTTGTGATGGAAGCTATCACCTTCAGTGTCAAG GTGGTGTCGGGCGAGTTCAGCGAGGACAGCGAGGTGTACAACTTCACGCTGCATGCGGGCGACGAGCTCACGCTCATGGGCCAGGCGGAGATCCTGTGTGCCAAGACCACCAAGGAGCGCTCGCGCTTCACCACGCTGCTGCGCAagctgggccgggccggggcgcTGGCCGGGGTGGGAGGCGGCGGCCCCGGGGGTGCGGGGGCCGCGggtggcggcggcggtggcgccAGGCCCGTCAAGGGCAAGATGCCCTGCCTCATCTGCATGAACCACCGCACCAACGAGAGCCTGAGCCTGCCCTTCCAGTGCCAGGGCCGCTTCAGCACGCGCAGCCCGCTGGAGCTGCAGATGCAGGAGGGCGAGCACACGGTGCGCGCCATCATCGAGCGCGTGCGGCTCCCCGTGAACGTGCTGGTGCCCAGCCGGCCGCCGCGCAACCCCTACGACCTGCACCCGGTGCGGGAGGGCCACTGCTACAAGCTGGTCAGCATCATCTCCAAGACCGTGGTGCTGGGGCTGGCGCTGCGCCGCGAGGGCCCGGCGCCGCTGCACTTCCTGCTGCTCACCGACACGCCGCGCTTCGCGCTGCCGCAGGGCCTGCTGGCCGGGGACCCGCGCGTGGAGCGCCTGGTGCGCGACAGCGCCTCCTACTGCCGCGAGCGCTTCGACCCCGACGAGTACTCCACCGCCGTGCGCGAGGCGCCCGCGGAGCTGGCCGACGACTGCGCCAGCCCGCGCCGCGCGCGCCTCTGCCTGCCCGCGCCCCCGCGCGCCCCGGCGCCCGCCCGCGCCCCCGGCCTGCCCGGCGACGGCGAGCAGGAGTACGTGAGCCCCGATTGGGCCGGCCCGCCAGAGCCCGGCGCGCCGCCCGCCGAGATCCCCTACGAGGAGCTGTGGACGCACCAGGCGGCCGAGGGCCTCGCCGAGGGCCGGACGCGGCCGCCCCCCGGGCCCGACCTCATCTCCTTCGGGGCCGCTGGGCCGCCCCGCCTGGAGCCGGAGGCGCCGCCGCCTCCCGTCCCTCCCAAGTCCGAGGCG GTGAAGGAGGAGTGCCGCCTGCTCAATGCCCCACCTGTGCCTCCCCGGGGTGGCAATGGCAGCGGCCGGCCCTCGGGCAGCCCCCCGGTGCCCCCTCGCTTCCCCAAGCTGCAGCCCATCCACTCCCCCAGCTCCAGCCTCTCCTACTACTCCTCTGGCCTCCAGGATGG GGCAGCCTCCCGCAGCGGCAGCGGCTCACCGTCACCGGATGCCTACTCCCTTTACTGCTACCCGTGCACCTGGGGGGACTGCAAGGCCGGCGAGGCCTCCGGCCGCCCACCCCCGGGACCCCTGCCCTCCACCACGCAGCCCAGCCAGGCCGCGCGGGCCCTCGCAGAGCCCCCGAGCAGTCGGGCTGCCTCCGTCTTGGGGGCTGACACCCCCGTCAAGGCGTACCACGGCTGCCCGCCTCTGTTCAAGCCCTCTCACCCACAGAAACGCTTTGCTCCGTTTGGAGCTCTCAACCCCTTTTCGGGGCCTGCCTACCCCTCGGGCCCTTCCGTGGCCGCCTCTCCTGGGCCCACGACCACCTCGGGCCCCCTGGCTACCTCCAGCCCTGCCTTTTCTCCAGGCCCAGGCTCACCAGGCCAGGCCTACTCAGCTGCTCCCCCCTCCtgtcccacctcctcctcctcctcttccgaGTGGCCGGAACCAGCCCTGGAGCCCTTTGAGCTGGGCCAGGGCGGTTCCCCGGAGCCCGAGCTGCTGCGCTGTCAGGAGCCCAGagctgtgggggcacctgggcccGGACCCTGCCTCTCGCCGCTCGGACCCCCCAAGGCCTTTGAACCAGAAGGTCTGGTGCTGCGGCAGGTCCCCACCCCACTGTCACCGGTGGCCCTGCAGGGGCCTGAGGCGGGCGGAGCTCGGCTCCTTCTCGCCCAAGGGCGCCTGGAGGGGCCACCTGCCAGTCCCCGGGAGGGGGTCGCAGGCTGGGGAGGCCGGGATGCCTCCTCCTGGCAGCCCCCCGCTGACCTGTCTGCACTCTCCCTGGAAGAAGTCTCTCGAAGTCTGCGTTTCATCGGGCTCTCAGAGGACGTGGTGAGCTTCTTTGCCAGAGAACGCATTGACGGCAGCATCTTTGTGCAGCTCAGCGAGGACATCCTGGCCGATGACTTCCACCTCACCAAGCTGCAGGTCAAGAAGATCATGCAGTTCATCAAAGGCTGGCGGCCCAAGATCTGA